In the Gemmatimonadaceae bacterium genome, one interval contains:
- a CDS encoding aminodeoxychorismate/anthranilate synthase component II, which yields MILVIDNYDSFTYNLVQYLGELGADLVVRRNDAITVDEVGTLAPTAIVLSPGPCAPAQAGITVDTVRRWGSSIPMLGVCLGHQAIGEAYGGRVVRASHVMHGKTSQVIHTGTGVFVGLPSPFEVMRYHSLVVESASLPASLEVVARSASDPTEIQGMRHREHPVFGVQFHPESIKTEQGKAILRNFLELAIGRV from the coding sequence ATGATTCTCGTCATCGACAACTACGACTCGTTCACCTACAACCTCGTCCAGTATCTGGGCGAGCTGGGCGCCGACCTCGTGGTCCGCCGCAACGACGCGATCACGGTGGACGAGGTGGGCACGCTGGCGCCCACGGCCATCGTCCTGTCGCCCGGACCCTGCGCCCCCGCGCAGGCCGGCATCACGGTGGACACCGTCCGCCGCTGGGGATCGTCGATTCCGATGCTCGGCGTCTGCCTGGGCCATCAGGCGATCGGCGAGGCGTATGGGGGGCGCGTGGTGCGGGCCAGCCACGTCATGCACGGAAAGACATCGCAGGTGATTCATACCGGCACGGGAGTGTTCGTCGGACTGCCCAGTCCGTTCGAGGTCATGCGCTACCACTCGTTGGTCGTCGAGTCGGCGTCGCTCCCGGCGTCCCTCGAAGTTGTGGCCCGATCGGCCAGCGACCCGACCGAGATCCAGGGGATGCGCCACCGCGAGCACCCCGTATTCGGGGTCCAGTTCCACCCGGAATCGATCAAGACGGAGCAGGGCAAGGCGATCCTGCGCAACTTCCTCGAGCTGGCCATCGGTCGCGTGTAG
- the kdsB gene encoding 3-deoxy-manno-octulosonate cytidylyltransferase, giving the protein MRTLAVIPARLGATRLPRKPLRLLAGLPLVVRVWERVRDTGLAERCVVATDSDEVAQAVQRHGGDAVMTSPDHLSGTDRVAEVAARAEFAAYDTVLNVQGDEPFVAVEALNGAVDMVEVHGFPLGTAAAMAGLEVLQDPNVVKVVAADDGRAMYFSRAAIPFLRDRSDAALLRDRIWRHVGVYAYSRDALARWVALPPHPLERVERLEQLRPLAAGLAMGVARIADAASSGIDTEDDLTRANVEWTNTHPGTT; this is encoded by the coding sequence ATGAGGACGCTTGCCGTCATCCCAGCTCGTCTGGGCGCGACGCGCCTCCCCCGCAAACCCCTCCGCCTCCTCGCCGGTCTCCCCCTCGTGGTCCGCGTCTGGGAGCGCGTGCGCGACACGGGATTGGCCGAGCGGTGCGTGGTCGCCACCGACAGCGACGAGGTGGCCCAGGCCGTTCAGCGGCACGGCGGTGACGCCGTGATGACTTCGCCCGACCACCTGTCGGGCACCGACCGGGTGGCCGAGGTGGCGGCGCGGGCGGAATTCGCCGCCTACGACACCGTGCTCAACGTACAAGGAGATGAGCCGTTCGTGGCCGTGGAGGCCCTGAACGGCGCGGTGGACATGGTGGAGGTGCACGGATTCCCGCTGGGGACGGCGGCGGCCATGGCGGGCCTCGAGGTTCTCCAGGATCCGAATGTGGTCAAAGTCGTCGCGGCCGACGACGGGCGGGCCATGTATTTTTCACGTGCGGCCATTCCCTTCCTTCGCGACCGCAGCGATGCCGCGCTGCTCCGCGATCGGATCTGGCGGCACGTCGGCGTCTACGCCTACTCTCGCGATGCGTTGGCGCGATGGGTGGCCCTGCCGCCGCACCCGTTGGAGCGTGTCGAACGTCTGGAGCAGTTGCGGCCTCTGGCTGCGGGGCTGGCCATGGGGGTGGCACGCATCGCCGATGCGGCATCGAGCGGTATCGATACGGAAGACGACCTGACGAGAGCGAACGTCGAGTGGACGAACACACACCCGGGGACGACCTGA
- a CDS encoding CTP synthase yields MPAIATQHTTKFIFVTGGVVSSLGKGIAAASLGRLLVERGLRVSMMKFDPYINVDPGTMSPFQHGEVFVTDDGAETDLDLGHYERFIDRALSQANNVTTGRIYLNVITKERRGEYLGSTVQVIPHITDEIKAAMRRIAPDNDVVIVEIGGTVGDIESLPFLEAIRQFRHDVGRENAIFVHLTLIPYIAAAGELKTKPTQHSVRELMEIGIQPDLLIVRTERPISDELKRKIALFCNVEFGCVIESPDVRTIYQIPLSFHDQGFDEMVLQKLGIERPEPDLSAWRGMVERILAPRERVRIAVVGKYTEFVDSYKSVQEALIHGGIANDVGVDIHWVSSDAFTSQERAAELLHGYDGVLVPGGFGVRGVEGMVEAIRYARESGLPFFGICLGMQVAIIEFARNVCALDDSHSSEFAPQCDNPVIALMESQQHLTDMGGTMRLGAYPCRLTRGSRTAEIYGVAEVSERHRHRYEVANAYRDLFTQKGLRLSGLSPDGQLVEIVELPSHPWFVGCQFHPELKSRPMRPHPLFAGFIAAAYRAKHGGAQNTEHGRLVEATD; encoded by the coding sequence ATGCCAGCAATCGCGACCCAGCACACCACGAAGTTCATCTTCGTCACGGGCGGAGTCGTATCGTCGTTGGGCAAGGGCATCGCGGCCGCGTCGCTCGGCCGGTTGCTCGTGGAACGCGGCCTGCGCGTGTCGATGATGAAGTTCGATCCCTATATCAACGTCGACCCCGGCACGATGTCGCCGTTCCAGCATGGCGAGGTGTTCGTCACCGACGACGGCGCCGAGACGGACCTCGACCTCGGCCATTACGAGCGGTTCATCGATCGCGCCCTCTCGCAGGCAAATAACGTCACCACCGGACGCATCTATCTCAACGTGATCACCAAGGAACGCCGCGGGGAGTATCTCGGCTCCACGGTGCAGGTCATTCCGCACATCACCGATGAGATCAAGGCCGCGATGCGGCGCATCGCCCCCGACAACGACGTGGTCATCGTCGAGATCGGCGGTACGGTGGGCGATATCGAGTCGCTGCCCTTCCTCGAGGCCATCCGCCAGTTCCGGCACGATGTGGGGCGCGAGAACGCCATCTTCGTCCACCTCACGCTCATTCCCTACATCGCGGCCGCCGGCGAACTCAAGACCAAGCCCACGCAGCACTCGGTGCGCGAGCTGATGGAGATCGGGATCCAGCCGGATCTGCTCATCGTCCGCACCGAGCGCCCCATCTCCGACGAACTCAAACGCAAGATCGCGCTGTTCTGCAACGTCGAGTTCGGCTGTGTGATCGAGAGTCCCGACGTGCGCACGATCTACCAGATTCCACTCTCTTTTCACGATCAGGGCTTCGACGAGATGGTCCTGCAGAAGCTCGGCATCGAGCGCCCCGAGCCCGACCTCTCGGCGTGGCGCGGCATGGTCGAGCGCATCCTCGCGCCGCGCGAGCGCGTGCGCATCGCCGTCGTCGGCAAGTACACCGAGTTCGTGGACAGCTACAAGAGCGTGCAGGAAGCGCTCATTCACGGCGGCATCGCCAACGACGTCGGCGTGGACATCCACTGGGTCTCCAGCGATGCCTTCACGTCGCAGGAACGCGCCGCCGAACTGCTCCACGGCTACGACGGGGTGCTCGTGCCGGGCGGGTTCGGGGTGCGCGGCGTCGAGGGCATGGTCGAGGCCATTCGGTACGCCCGCGAGTCCGGACTCCCGTTCTTCGGCATCTGCCTGGGCATGCAGGTGGCGATCATCGAGTTCGCGCGCAACGTGTGCGCGTTGGACGACAGCCATTCGTCCGAGTTCGCCCCGCAGTGCGACAACCCCGTGATCGCGCTCATGGAATCGCAGCAGCACCTCACCGACATGGGCGGTACGATGCGCCTCGGCGCCTATCCCTGCCGGCTCACGCGCGGTTCCAGGACGGCCGAGATCTATGGCGTAGCCGAGGTGAGCGAACGGCACCGGCACCGCTACGAAGTCGCGAACGCGTACCGCGACCTGTTCACGCAGAAGGGCCTCCGGCTCTCGGGGCTCAGCCCCGACGGCCAACTCGTCGAGATCGTGGAGTTGCCGTCGCACCCGTGGTTCGTCGGCTGCCAGTTCCATCCGGAGCTCAAGTCGCGGCCCATGCGTCCGCATCCGTTGTTCGCCGGATTCATCGCGGCCGCGTACCGCGCCAAACATGGCGGCGCCCAGAACACCGAGCACGGCAGGCTCGTCGAGGCGACGGACTGA
- the kdsA gene encoding 3-deoxy-8-phosphooctulonate synthase: protein MTRAFPADAFFLIAGPCVLEDDALNLRVADHLAALAERVPGGIIYKASFDKANRSNAAAHRGPGLDEGLAALDRVRRATGLRILTDVHLPEQCGAAAQVADVLQIPAFLCRQTDLLVAAGATGKPVNIKKGQWMHPEGMRGAVDKVRGASTPVPEVAVTERGTFFGYGDLVVDMRDFKRMREACDAPTIFDATHSVQQPGRGEGGASGGAREFVPPLALAAVAAGANGMFMETHPDPDHAPSDGPNMMPLEQLDALVERAVALWALVRA, encoded by the coding sequence GTGACGCGAGCATTCCCCGCCGACGCGTTCTTTCTCATCGCCGGTCCCTGCGTGCTCGAGGACGACGCGCTCAACCTGCGCGTCGCCGACCACCTCGCGGCGCTCGCCGAACGCGTGCCGGGCGGCATCATCTACAAGGCCTCATTCGACAAGGCCAACCGGTCCAACGCCGCGGCGCATCGCGGCCCCGGGCTCGACGAGGGCCTGGCGGCCCTCGACCGCGTGCGCCGCGCCACCGGGCTGCGTATCCTCACCGACGTCCACCTGCCGGAGCAGTGCGGCGCCGCCGCCCAGGTGGCCGACGTGCTGCAGATCCCCGCATTCCTCTGCCGCCAGACCGACTTGCTCGTGGCCGCTGGTGCTACCGGCAAGCCCGTGAACATCAAGAAGGGCCAGTGGATGCATCCCGAGGGGATGCGCGGCGCCGTGGACAAGGTCCGCGGCGCGAGCACCCCGGTGCCTGAGGTCGCGGTCACCGAGCGCGGCACCTTTTTCGGATACGGCGACCTCGTGGTAGACATGCGCGACTTCAAGCGCATGCGCGAAGCCTGCGATGCGCCCACGATCTTCGACGCCACCCACAGCGTGCAGCAGCCGGGCCGTGGGGAGGGAGGCGCCAGCGGCGGCGCCCGCGAATTCGTGCCGCCCCTCGCCCTCGCCGCCGTCGCGGCCGGCGCCAACGGGATGTTCATGGAAACCCACCCCGATCCCGATCACGCCCCAAGCGACGGCCCCAACATGATGCCCCTCGAGCAGCTCGACGCCCTCGTCGAGCGCGCCGTGGCGCTCTGGGCGCTGGTCCGCGCATGA
- a CDS encoding HAD hydrolase family protein, with amino-acid sequence MIDRALARRIKLVALDVDGVLTDGGIYLGAVQGQPLEFKRYDIQDGLGIHLMRRAGLHVVIVTGRVSESVRLRAAEMEIDDVAQVVDAHKLPALTTILQRRAVAPADVAFVGDDFPDLAAMRTVGLAVAVGNAVPEVKREAAFVLACRGGHGAVREFAEVLLRARGEWDALWGTYVEERSTQGAEVP; translated from the coding sequence ATGATCGACCGTGCCCTCGCGCGCCGCATCAAGCTCGTCGCCCTCGACGTCGACGGCGTGCTCACCGACGGCGGCATCTACCTCGGCGCGGTGCAGGGACAGCCCCTGGAGTTCAAGCGCTACGACATCCAGGACGGACTCGGCATCCACCTCATGCGCCGGGCCGGCCTGCACGTGGTCATCGTCACCGGCCGCGTGTCGGAGAGCGTGCGCCTGCGCGCCGCCGAGATGGAGATCGATGACGTGGCCCAAGTGGTCGACGCGCACAAGCTCCCCGCGCTCACCACGATCCTCCAGCGGCGCGCGGTCGCGCCCGCCGACGTGGCGTTCGTGGGTGACGACTTTCCCGACCTGGCCGCGATGCGTACGGTGGGCCTCGCCGTGGCCGTCGGCAATGCGGTGCCGGAGGTGAAGCGCGAGGCCGCCTTCGTCCTCGCCTGCCGCGGCGGCCACGGCGCCGTGCGCGAATTCGCCGAGGTGCTGCTCCGCGCGCGCGGCGAATGGGACGCATTGTGGGGCACCTACGTCGAAGAGCGCTCGACGCAGGGAGCCGAGGTCCCATGA
- a CDS encoding KpsF/GutQ family sugar-phosphate isomerase — protein MTRDEIVAMGRRVLRLESEALAVAESRLGDTFAGAVALIAGSRGRVIVAGVGKSGLIGRKIAATLTSTGTPASFLHPVDSVHGDLGIVGADDVAILISKSGESDELLGLLEHLKGLGVGLIAITADGTSTLATLSDLWLDGWVKEEACPHDLAPTTSTTVALALGDALAVALLDVKGFRREDFARLHPGGPLGRKLLTRVQDVMLRDDLPILRNGDTMRQAIVMLAERRGIALRLDDRDQLEGLMTAGDLTRMMERETDILALPIDRVLTRAPKTAHADELASAVVFRMEQHGIMAMPVVDDDRRVVGVVHLHDLMRARVR, from the coding sequence ATGACGCGCGACGAGATCGTCGCCATGGGGCGGCGCGTCCTGCGCCTCGAATCGGAGGCTCTGGCGGTTGCCGAGTCCCGGCTGGGCGACACCTTCGCCGGCGCCGTGGCACTCATCGCCGGTTCCCGTGGCCGCGTGATCGTGGCCGGCGTCGGGAAGTCCGGACTCATCGGACGCAAGATCGCCGCCACGCTCACCTCGACCGGCACGCCGGCCAGCTTCCTCCATCCGGTGGACAGCGTCCATGGCGACCTCGGCATCGTCGGCGCCGACGACGTGGCCATACTGATTTCCAAAAGCGGCGAGTCCGACGAACTGCTCGGCCTGCTCGAGCACCTCAAGGGACTCGGCGTGGGGCTGATCGCCATCACCGCCGATGGCACGTCCACGTTGGCCACCCTCTCGGACCTCTGGCTCGATGGCTGGGTAAAGGAGGAAGCGTGCCCGCACGATCTGGCGCCGACCACCAGCACCACGGTGGCGTTGGCGCTCGGCGACGCGCTCGCCGTGGCGCTGCTCGACGTCAAGGGATTCCGCCGGGAGGACTTCGCGCGGCTCCATCCCGGCGGCCCGCTGGGGCGCAAGCTGCTCACGCGGGTGCAGGATGTGATGCTGCGGGACGACCTTCCGATATTACGGAATGGTGATACGATGCGGCAGGCCATCGTGATGCTGGCCGAGCGGCGCGGCATCGCGCTGCGGCTGGACGACCGCGACCAACTGGAAGGACTCATGACGGCGGGGGACCTGACGCGAATGATGGAGCGAGAAACCGACATCCTCGCGCTGCCGATCGACCGTGTGCTCACCCGCGCGCCGAAGACGGCGCATGCCGATGAACTCGCCAGCGCTGTGGTATTTCGCATGGAGCAGCACGGCATCATGGCCATGCCGGTCGTCGACGACGACCGCCGGGTGGTGGGCGTCGTCCATCTGCACGACCTCATGCGGGCCCGGGTCCGGTGA
- the lptC gene encoding LPS export ABC transporter periplasmic protein LptC, producing MKRASALVLIAAATAVVAAAGCARPAAPPLTHTPSLVDSAEQVLFGVSGVLTNEGVARGTMTADTAFVFHDQTQFDFRNVKVNFRDTTGKPSGTMRADSGRYDMRTQVLEGWGHVVITSTDGKQLDTPQLRYNQATDVITSDTSFVLTQADRVQRGIGLVTDPNLNHIRILRAATQSGTVTSFPDH from the coding sequence GTGAAGCGCGCCTCCGCCCTCGTCCTCATCGCGGCCGCGACCGCGGTGGTCGCCGCCGCGGGCTGCGCCCGCCCCGCCGCGCCTCCCCTCACCCACACCCCCTCGCTCGTCGACAGCGCCGAACAGGTCCTGTTCGGCGTCTCGGGCGTGCTTACCAACGAAGGCGTCGCGCGCGGCACCATGACCGCCGACACGGCGTTCGTGTTCCACGATCAGACCCAATTCGACTTCCGGAACGTCAAGGTCAACTTCCGCGATACGACCGGCAAACCCAGTGGCACCATGCGCGCCGACAGCGGGCGCTACGACATGCGCACGCAGGTGCTCGAAGGGTGGGGCCACGTCGTCATCACCAGCACCGACGGGAAGCAGCTCGACACGCCTCAGCTGCGCTACAACCAGGCGACCGACGTCATCACCAGCGATACGTCCTTCGTCCTCACCCAGGCCGACCGGGTGCAGCGCGGGATCGGTCTCGTCACCGACCCCAATCTCAACCACATCCGCATCCTCCGCGCCGCGACCCAGTCGGGCACCGTCACCAGCTTCCCCGACCATTGA
- the lptB gene encoding LPS export ABC transporter ATP-binding protein — MSDSATPDTIAALVERLAHGDRSTALAVHALLSAADDRGAAVFDRVAMAYRDDHLAALRAAGRDADREAGRLSLDEVREYLAHSLFPRLSGEGIVRLPPEGLIDPDATLRFTDAVWHDIVASRAELTAAMRQTGEQPAATGDNVAIPVGEHVVPGGSRLAAEGLVKVYRRRRVVNDVAVHLQQGEIVGLLGPNGAGKTTTFYMIVGLIQPLSGRILFDGADITNMPMYKRARLGIGYLSQEPSIFRKLSVEDNILAILQTLSISTADRERRLETLLDELGIKHLRKQKAYALSGGERRRLEITRALVTEPKFMMLDEPFAGVDPIAVHDIQTIVARLRNRNIGVLISDHNVEQTLDIVDRAYIMFDGQVKVSGSVRELVFDDTVADIYLGPTLTARLRSRFASAGV; from the coding sequence ATGAGCGACTCCGCCACCCCCGACACCATCGCCGCGCTCGTCGAGCGCCTCGCGCACGGAGACCGCTCCACCGCGCTCGCCGTCCACGCATTGCTCAGCGCAGCCGACGATCGCGGTGCCGCCGTCTTCGACCGCGTCGCGATGGCGTACCGCGACGACCACCTGGCTGCGCTCCGCGCCGCGGGCCGCGACGCCGATCGCGAAGCCGGTCGCCTGAGCCTCGACGAGGTGCGCGAATATCTGGCCCACTCCCTCTTTCCCCGTCTGAGCGGAGAAGGGATCGTCCGCCTCCCGCCCGAAGGGCTGATCGACCCCGACGCGACGCTGCGATTCACCGACGCCGTCTGGCACGACATCGTCGCCAGCCGCGCTGAACTCACCGCCGCCATGCGACAGACGGGCGAGCAGCCAGCCGCGACCGGCGACAATGTCGCGATCCCCGTCGGTGAGCACGTCGTGCCCGGGGGGAGTCGACTCGCCGCCGAGGGACTGGTCAAGGTGTACCGCCGCCGCCGCGTCGTGAACGACGTCGCGGTGCACCTGCAGCAGGGCGAGATCGTCGGGCTGCTCGGCCCCAACGGGGCGGGGAAGACCACCACCTTCTACATGATCGTCGGCCTCATCCAGCCCCTCTCGGGACGCATCCTGTTCGACGGCGCCGACATCACCAACATGCCCATGTACAAGCGCGCGCGCTTGGGCATCGGCTACCTGTCGCAGGAGCCGTCCATCTTTCGCAAGCTGTCGGTGGAGGACAACATCCTGGCGATCCTCCAGACGCTCTCCATCTCCACCGCCGACCGCGAGCGGCGGCTCGAGACCCTGCTCGATGAACTGGGGATCAAGCACCTGCGAAAGCAGAAGGCCTACGCCCTGTCCGGCGGCGAGCGCCGCCGGCTGGAAATCACCCGCGCCCTGGTGACCGAACCCAAGTTCATGATGCTCGACGAGCCGTTCGCGGGCGTCGATCCAATCGCCGTCCACGACATCCAGACCATCGTCGCCCGCCTCCGGAACCGCAACATCGGGGTCCTCATCTCGGACCACAATGTGGAGCAGACCCTGGACATCGTCGACCGCGCGTACATCATGTTCGATGGACAGGTGAAGGTATCGGGCTCGGTCCGGGAGTTGGTGTTCGACGATACCGTGGCCGATATCTACCTGGGTCCCACCCTTACGGCGCGCCTCCGATCGCGCTTCGCCTCCGCCGGCGTTTGA
- the rpoN gene encoding RNA polymerase factor sigma-54 translates to MKAGLHQSTHLRQELKINPRLYQAMDLLYMPLLDLQQHLKQELLNNPFLDLVEPEDEENDEVEPGEEPPALDAGAEDDTAEHDAAKDDAIDWEEILLDGFDPGGAPVESEIHEHREPVTIARGGLSDFLIEQISLLDLNSRQEVLAAEFVGDIADDGYLTCPVDDVIQGVNDAIEAAAVEQDRDPEAVPLFTLEEGEATLDIIQRLDPPGVGARDLRECLLLQLRDQGRDDSLAFRLVHDAFDDLIAHRWPELARRYAVSAQEVQTAADEIQKLDPKPGLRFGAAEENYIIADLIVEKIDATYRITLNDSNLPRLRLSPAYQAIARDKNKFQGENKDFISSKLNSATWMIQAIEQRRQTMLKVMTYIVDRQREFFEKGVQSLRPLTLREVAEAIGMHESTISRVTNEKWVQTPRGVLPLKFFFSSGLTTTGGDDVSARGIRAQIEKLIKDEDARHPLTDQEIVDILTRQGVQIARRTVAKYRDQLGVLSARMRKRV, encoded by the coding sequence ATGAAAGCAGGTCTTCACCAGAGCACGCATCTCCGGCAGGAACTGAAGATCAATCCGCGCCTCTACCAGGCGATGGACCTGCTGTACATGCCGTTGCTGGACCTGCAGCAGCACCTCAAGCAGGAACTGCTCAACAACCCGTTTCTCGACCTCGTCGAGCCCGAGGACGAGGAGAACGACGAGGTCGAGCCCGGAGAGGAACCGCCGGCGCTCGACGCCGGCGCCGAGGACGACACGGCCGAGCACGACGCCGCCAAAGACGACGCGATCGATTGGGAGGAGATCCTCCTCGACGGATTCGACCCCGGAGGCGCTCCGGTCGAATCCGAGATCCACGAGCACCGCGAGCCGGTGACCATCGCTCGCGGAGGACTTTCTGATTTCCTCATCGAGCAGATCTCCCTCCTCGACCTGAATTCCCGCCAGGAAGTGCTCGCCGCCGAATTCGTGGGCGACATCGCCGACGATGGCTACCTCACCTGCCCGGTGGACGACGTCATCCAGGGGGTCAACGACGCGATCGAGGCCGCCGCCGTCGAACAGGACCGCGACCCCGAGGCCGTGCCCCTGTTCACGCTCGAAGAGGGCGAGGCCACGCTCGACATCATCCAGCGGCTCGACCCGCCGGGCGTCGGCGCCCGCGACCTCCGCGAGTGCCTGCTCCTCCAGCTCCGCGACCAGGGCCGCGACGACAGCCTCGCCTTTCGCCTCGTGCACGACGCCTTCGACGACCTCATCGCGCATCGCTGGCCAGAACTGGCCCGCCGCTACGCCGTCTCGGCCCAGGAGGTGCAGACCGCCGCCGACGAGATCCAGAAGCTCGATCCCAAGCCGGGCCTGCGGTTCGGCGCTGCCGAAGAGAATTACATCATTGCCGACCTGATCGTCGAGAAGATCGACGCCACGTACCGCATCACCCTCAACGACTCCAACCTCCCGCGCCTGCGCCTCAGCCCGGCCTATCAGGCGATTGCCCGCGACAAGAACAAGTTCCAGGGCGAGAACAAGGACTTCATCTCCAGCAAGCTCAATTCGGCCACGTGGATGATCCAGGCCATCGAGCAGCGCCGCCAGACGATGCTCAAGGTCATGACCTACATCGTCGACCGGCAGCGCGAATTCTTCGAGAAGGGGGTTCAGTCCCTCCGGCCGTTGACCCTGCGCGAAGTGGCCGAAGCGATCGGCATGCACGAGTCCACGATCAGCCGCGTCACCAACGAAAAGTGGGTGCAGACGCCGCGCGGGGTGCTCCCCCTCAAGTTCTTCTTCTCGTCGGGCCTCACCACCACCGGCGGCGACGACGTGTCGGCGCGTGGCATCCGGGCCCAGATCGAGAAACTGATCAAGGACGAAGACGCCCGCCACCCGCTCACCGACCAGGAAATCGTGGACATCCTCACCCGCCAGGGCGTCCAGATCGCCCGCCGTACCGTGGCCAAGTACCGCGACCAGCTCGGCGTGCTGTCCGCGCGCATGAGAAAACGCGTATGA
- a CDS encoding glycosyltransferase gives MTLPPATPAVDVSVLVPAKDEADNLPLFMEQADAVFRTAGPRFEVLVIDDGSTDRTWAVLQELQARYPFLRTVRHRTQRGIADALRTGYLNARGDVLVFYPADLQFKPEDIPRLVAPILAGDADMVTGFKQGKYEKAFVSGIYNGLSRLLFDIPVKDLNSVKAYRREIMDQLPIRPDWHRYMIVLAAAQGYTVTEIPIPVYPRHAGKSKFGLSRIPVGVLDMLSVWFELRFGKKPLLAFGMLGAALFGVGVIAGLTALGWLLVKGEGVRSVWTVIQTCLILGSVFFATGLLGEQIAGQRAEVRELRRRLEEMAAERDAGAPR, from the coding sequence ATGACGCTCCCGCCAGCCACCCCGGCCGTGGACGTCTCGGTGCTCGTGCCGGCCAAGGACGAGGCCGACAACCTGCCGCTGTTCATGGAGCAGGCCGACGCCGTGTTCCGCACGGCCGGCCCCCGGTTCGAGGTCCTCGTGATCGACGACGGCAGCACCGACCGCACGTGGGCCGTCCTCCAGGAACTCCAGGCCCGCTACCCGTTCCTCCGCACCGTCCGCCACCGCACGCAACGCGGCATCGCCGACGCGCTCCGCACCGGCTACCTCAACGCCCGCGGCGACGTGCTCGTGTTCTATCCCGCCGACCTGCAGTTCAAACCCGAAGATATCCCGCGGCTCGTCGCGCCCATCCTCGCGGGCGACGCCGACATGGTCACCGGCTTCAAGCAGGGCAAGTACGAGAAGGCGTTCGTCTCCGGCATCTACAACGGCCTCAGCCGGCTGCTGTTCGACATTCCCGTCAAGGATCTCAATTCGGTCAAGGCCTACCGGCGCGAGATCATGGACCAACTGCCCATTCGCCCTGACTGGCACCGCTACATGATCGTCCTTGCCGCCGCTCAGGGATACACGGTCACCGAGATCCCGATCCCGGTATATCCCCGGCACGCCGGCAAATCGAAATTCGGGCTCTCTCGCATTCCCGTGGGCGTGCTCGACATGCTCTCCGTGTGGTTCGAGCTGCGGTTCGGCAAGAAGCCGCTCCTCGCCTTCGGCATGCTCGGCGCCGCCCTGTTCGGCGTCGGCGTGATCGCCGGACTCACGGCCCTCGGCTGGCTCCTCGTCAAGGGCGAGGGCGTGCGCTCGGTGTGGACCGTCATCCAGACCTGCCTCATCCTCGGCAGCGTCTTCTTTGCCACCGGACTGCTCGGCGAACAGATTGCCGGCCAGCGCGCCGAAGTGCGCGAACTGCGCCGACGTCTCGAAGAGATGGCCGCCGAGCGCGACGCCGGGGCGCCACGGTAA